TCGGGCGGTTGGAGGGCGAGGGCATATCCCAGCGTGTACGAGTCTAGGTTGAGGAGCACGCGCCCGTTTGTACCGAAGGTGAGATCGGGACTCCCGTCGTCGAGGAAGCGAACGACGACCAGGGAGCGTCCCCCATGTCCAGCGACGACGATCCGCTCCGCACTGTCAATGGCGATAGCACGCGCCGAACTGTAGGTATCGAACGTGATGGTGACGCGCCCGCCGTCGCCGAAGTCGGGGTCGAGCGTGCCGTCAGGGAGATAGCGCGCTACAGCGAAGCCGCCCCCGCTCGCAGCGATCCCCGCCACGACGATCCGCCCGTCGGGCTGGAGCGCGACGGCATTGGCCTCGGCACCGCCGCCGAAGGGGGTAACAACGAGCCCGTTGTCGCCGAATGTGACGTCCGGTGTTCCATCGATGCCGAACCGGGCGAGAGCGAAGGCCCGTGGACCGCCACCTGACTCTTCTGTCCACCCCACCGCAACGAGGCGACCGTCCGGTTGAAGCGCGATGGCATGGGCTGCTGCCGGATACTCGAAGCCGGCCTCCGCATGACCACCGGTACCGAACGAGGTATCCAACGTGCCTCGAGAATGGAAACGGGCGAGCCCAAACCACGAAGCCGACAGGGATAGGTTGTCGGCGCTGCCCGCAAGGACCACACGGCCGTCAGATTGGACCACGGCCCCCCGCGCTACATTCTTCTCAGCGACTCCGATCCCCTGTGTGACAACGCCGTCCTCGCCGAAGGTAGCGTCGAGCGAGCCGGCTTGACCGTGAGCAGAGGACACGGCTCCGCAGAATGCGAAGCCGACGACAACAAGGAAGGGAAGCATACGCATCGAGTCGAAGGCTGAGTGGACACACAGGGAGGGTAGCCTTCAGCGGGAGCGATGCGGGGTGTGTTGACGAGGGAGCTGTTCGGCAAGCTAGGGAGTCGGAAGTGATTGTGCAAGTGTTAGGTGCACACCCGTGACGACCTGCCTCCTGCGCTGCTCTCCGAGTTAAGTCGGGGCCTCGCGCGTAGGCGCGAAGGTTGAAGGCAGCTCCAAACCTTGAGGGAAGTGCGGCGTTGGATTCGTCTCTCCTCTCCCCTCATACTGGTTCGCTCCCGCTGTGGCTGATCCCTCCTCCGACTCCACTCCCATCTCCTCGAAGCTCGTCCTCCTCATGATCGGCGGTGCCGCCATCCTGTTCATCGTGATGGCGCTGTTCCTCACCGTCGACCGCCCCGAAGGGGATACGGGAGCCGACGCCGCGCTGCCCGCTCCCGAGCAACAAGTCGAGGAGGGCAATGCCGACATGCCCGTCTCGCCTCGGCGCCCGTCGCCGCCGCTGGAAGACTAGAGCGCAGATCATGTTGATGTAAGCGAGTAGCCACAGTGCCTGATCCACGCCCCCACCTCCTCCACGCTCACCGCTTCCAGCGCCTCGGCCACCGCCGCGCGCAGGGCCTCCCGCGTACGGGCTCCGACGGCCCGCAGCCGTGCCTTCACCTTCGACCAGCACAGCTCGATCGGGTTGAGCTCCGGGCTGTACCGCGGGAGGTAGAGCACGCCGACGCCGGCGGCTTCGAAGGCCGCCCGCACCGCCTTCGTCTTGTGCGCGCTGAGGTTGTCCATGACCACGGCGTCGCCGGGGCGGAGCGCTGGGAGCAGCGCCTCGCTCACGAAGGCGAGGAACGACGGGCCCCGGAGGCCGCCGTCGAGCGCCCGGTGGCAGACGACGCCCTCGGCCGCGATGGCCCCGACGACGGTGAGGTTCTGCCCCCGGTTGTGGGGGACCGAGCCGTAGAGGCGCTCCCCGCGCGGGCTCCGGCCCCGGTGCCGCGTCATCGCCACGTTCGAGCCGGTCTCGTCGAGGAACACCAGCCGCGCCGCGTCGAGCGACGGCTGCTCGGCCACGAAGGCGGCCCGCTCCTCGGCTACGTCCTCCCGGTCGCGCTCGGAGGCCCGGAGCGTCTTTTTTTGAGCGTGAGCCCGAGCCGAGCGAGCGCCCGGTTCACCGTCGGCCGGCTGACCTCGACTCCCCGCTCGGCGGCCAGCCATGCCCGGCGCTCGTCGTCGGTGGCGTCGGGGGCCTCGCGGACGTGCTCGGCCAGCGCGGCGAGGTCCTCGTCGGAGAGGGCCGGGGTCGGCCCCCGGCGCTGCTCGACGGGGGCGGCCGTACCGGCCGTGCGCCACCGGCGCTTGAGCTTCTGGACGAAGCCGAGGCTGACGCCGAAGGCGGCGGCGACGGCTCGTTCGGTGTGGTCGCCGCGGAGGGCGGCGTCGAGGACGCGTTGGCGGAGGTCGAGCGAGAAGGCGCGCATGAGCGAGGAGTTGGGGTCGCCCCAACTTACATCATCCAGAACCCTGCTCTAG
This window of the Rhodothermales bacterium genome carries:
- a CDS encoding transposase, yielding MRAFSLDLRQRVLDAALRGDHTERAVAAAFGVSLGFVQKLKRRWRTAGTAAPVEQRRGPTPALSDEDLAALAEHVREAPDATDDERRAWLAAERGVEVSRPTVNRALARLGLTLKKRRSGPPSATGRT